AAAAATGTCCTTCCTGTTGattgggaaggaaaaaggaggtaCTTAGGTAGATTTCAGATTTTGAAGACTCCGAAGCAATCCAGAATCCCAAACTTGAAAGGCAGTGGAAGGAGTAGGGGCATTTGTATTAAACAGACCTGGCTGTGCATGCCATCTCTTCCACTTAACTGGCCATGTAATCTCAGGTTCCGTATTATGTGCCACACTCCCAGCTTGGTCCCTTGTGCCCAAATGCATATGTGCAGTAAATGACAGTCCTTTTTATCTTTCTAGAAGTAAGTGATATCAGAAGGATTTCAGTGTGAGAGTGAAGCTGAGAATTAAGGTAGGTAGTAGAACTAAAAATgagactggggacttccctggcggtccagtagttgagactccgtgcttccactgcagggggcgcgggtttgatccctggttggggaaccaggatcccaaatgccgcgtggcatggccaataaattttaaaatgaaataaaagtgagaCTGAATTTGGAAATGATGTGAGTGAAAAAGGGTTAAAGTTGAAGCTGAGAGCAGACGTCTGCAGTTTACTATGTTGCTGTGCTGATTATTCGTCATGGTATGTATTCTGCCTCCTATCCTGGAAATAACTTTTGAGCCAGACAGGTACAAAGTGTCGTGCCAACAAAGCAGAACTCCATAGGAAGAGTAAccttagttaaaaagaaaaacaaaaaacctgaggGGGTATTCAGAAACCTATTTCAGAATGCCATTTCAGCATAAGCAAATTGGAGTAGAAACAAAGAGTTTTTTGATGGTTTGAGTTACTGGAGAGAAGTatgttagtttcctgtggctgcagtAACGAATTGCCACAACTTGGgttgtttaaaacaataacacTTTATTCTCTCACAGCCAGAAGTTTGACATATGAGggcagaaatcaaggtgtcagcatggGCTGTGCTCCCCTCAGacgctccaggggagaatccattttgtGCTCTTCCAGCTTCCTGTGCCTGCAGGCATTCCCTcacttgtggccacatcactccagtctctgcctctgtggtcacattgCCCCCTCCTCTTTTGTAGGTATCAAATCTCTCTCTacctcattctctttttttttaagatttttttgatgtggaccactttttcaagtctttatgaatttgttacactattgcttctgttttatgtttttggttttttggccgcgaggcatgtggggtcttagctccctgaccagggatcgaacccacaccccctgcactggaaggcgaagtcttaaccactggaccgccagggaagtccctctactgaATTCTTATGAGAACACTTGTgattggatttaggacccacaaggataatccagaataatttcCTCATCTCAACATCCtttcttaatcacatctgcaaagaccctttgtCCTTGTAAGTTAACGTTTATAggttcatcatcatcatcatcatcatcaataatTGCTGGCCAATATTCACTTGTTCCAGTTTAACCAGCATCTCCACAAGAGATAATTGTCTcttacctgtttatttttttttcacttaattgttttcttttaattacgcAATTGATGTTCATTGTAGACCAtttaggaaatacagaaaagttaaagaaaaaaaaggaaaggaaaagaaattcaatGAAAAATCATCTGTAATCCTCTCACCCAGGGGTAGCCAAATCTTCACCAAAGAGTATTTTTCTAGGCTGGGTCTTGTGTCcaataaagaggaaaagtaagaaaaagagaataaaagtgaaCAGAATAGGACAAACGATTTGGAAGGTGATAGAATAGGTTAATATTGCTCATAATAGATATGTACAGGACAGCTTAATCTAAAATAAACGTAGAGCTTTGAAATGAAATTAACCGTGACAGGAGATGCTTGTATGATGTATAGAAATAACACTCAGCCCTTTAGAGGAGGGACGTTTTAGCTTTGGCCCCTCACTTGAAAACCCCTGAATTTCCCCACTAATACTTCATTCTCTCCCCAGAGGTCTGACCCCGGCCTGCCAATCTGCCCTGTCATAGGCTTTTCTTGAGTCCTTATCAGCCTTCCTCAGGGGTCAATGTTATGAAGACTAGGGGAGTCTGGCACAGTTCCTGCTCCTCCCAGGCTGATATCAAAGGGCAACAGGGGCTGTGACAGAAGGCAAACATTCAGACCAAAGCCAGATGTGGAACTGAAGCAACAAGAGGAAAAGCAAGAGcatcaggtaaaaaaaaaaaaaaaaaatttttttaaaatctcattccTCTCAGTTTATGTCTGAGAGCATGAAGAGCTTAGTAAAATCATAGCTCAGGAGCAACTTGTAAAGGAGAATGAGTGAGAAGTTTGGGGAAATGTGGAGCAGATGTTCATATGGAGCTAGACTCTCAGAAAACTTTGTATCTATCGTGGTTGTCATCAGCAACCAAGTAACATCAATGAGCCTTGGGAGTCATGAGAGTATAGTTCTGCTAGTACAAAAGCAATTAGATTTGTTTGTGAGTCCCAGCAGGTGGAAGTTATAGGGAGACAAATTATAGCTGAAAATAAGgaagctatttctttctttctttctttctttcttttttttgcagtacaccggcctctcactgctgtggccccgcaatcccgttgtggagcacaggctccggacgcgcaggcccaacggccacggctcacgggcccagcagctctgcggcatgtgggatcttcccggaccggggcacgaacttgagtcccctgcatcggcaggtggactctcaaccactgcaccaccagggaagcccaaaacatttGAACTGTTTTGAAACTTGGGTAAtataacatttgaaaaaacaattttaatctggagcaaaataacatttaaaaaaacaagtttaagTTGGCAAATTGATGACACAATCGAGACAGCAGAAACCTGCTACAGTTTCCAAAAAAAAGCCTGTCCGATGCAGAAAATGCACATTTGAAGCAAATTAAAGAATTTGGACATTTTTGAAAGCAGGGCCCAATATCTTGAAGTTTCAccacaaaattttgaaaaagtgcaaagaacttttttctttttctccaaaaacGGATCTttttggtttcttgtttttttgggttttttttcttttcttgttgaaTCTGCCCCGAGAGCttcttgttttttggttgttgtttttttctttcttctttcttgatccgcttttttgttgttggttttgaaTTCTTGTTGCCCCAGCCCCCTTTCCTGCTCCTCCCCTTTctgactccccctcccccctcactgGGAGTGGAGGTGCTgggtggggaggagtggggaggagtgAGGACATTTCGGACAGGACCTCGGAGGGAAGGAGACAAGCCTGAACTGTTGGAAGGCCACTGGAGGTTCAGGAACAAAGGGAAGAATAGGATTGggggaggacacagagagggcaCTGCCTACCTAGGAGCTCCTGGCCAAAGTCAGGTGGAAGGAGGTGTCATAGAAGGTCCTAAGAGACAGGAGGCAGGAAGCTGTCtgtggggggatggaggggagtgTCTCAGTGACCTGTTGGTTGACCTTCTGCCAGGAGGGAAGTTCCTAGCGGCCTGAGGGAGGCGGGCAGAGGCACTGGGAACCAGCTGTGGAGGCCCAGGCCTGGATCTTATTTGCCCGAGTGCCCAGGCTGGTCAGAGATTGCAGGTGTCAAGAAAGAGGAGGGCCTGGAGGCCAGGGGTGACGCCAGCACAGGCACTGTGGCTGCATCGTGGAGGAGCTGCAGGGGCAGGGACCCTGGCAAGCCCTCTCAGACTCCCACCCTCTGCCAGAATTACCGCTCAAGGGGCCTTCTACATATGGGAGTGATCATGGGATCCTTTGGGGACATGGCAAGAGAAGGGTCCAGAGCTCAGGACTTAGGCCAGTTTGGGGGGTCCGAGACTAGAGCTGCACCCTGGCTTCATTAGGCAGGCTCTTTCCCACCCTGCCGCCTCCGGCCACAGTAATTAAGCTGGGGGTTGCCATGGTAACTGGGGAGGAGACCAAGCCCCCAGGGACCCTAGGGCCTGGCACCCCCTCACCCACAGAACAGGCTACCATGTGGAGCTGAGGCCCACGGCCTGAGTCGAAGGAAACGCCAGGACCCTCCCAGGATCTCTAGCTCCAGTGGCAGCCTTGGGAGCTCGCTCTTCCTAGGAGCAGGAAGGagatttgctgtgtgtgtgtggggaggagtTCCCCTGGGTCCAGCAGATGCCCTGAGGagggccagcccccagccctgcctctgctaGGCTTCTTGGCAGGTCTGCCAGGCATGGGGAGAAGTGCTGTAGGGCACAccggcaggaggtggggagggatctTCCGCCAGGGctagctggggagggagggaggggaatccGGTCTTGCCCCCCAGGTATGGGAGTGACATGTCCCCTGAGCTCTGGGCTGGAACTCAGCAGGCCTGGGAGCTGGGCGGTGCTGCTTCTGGTCTGACTGTGtccttgtcccccaccccccggcccacctacccgccccctccccacgcAGATATCCGGGACTCTGGGAAGAAGCCGGTGATGCTGTTTCTGCATGGTGGCTCCTACGTGGAGGGCACGGGGAACATGTTGGATGGCTCTGTCCTGGCCACCTACGGCAACGTCATTGTAGCCACACTCAACTACCGGCTTGGGGTGCCTGGTGAGGGTGGGTAGCCAACTCTAGGGGCTGGAGTCTGGGAGGAGGGCCTGCTGGCAGGGTTCCTCTAAACCCAGCAGAAGCAGAATGGCTTCTGGGTTGGACTGAGCTGCCCAGAAAGAGGGCAAGCGTGCTGTGACACCCCAAGGAAGCCCCCTTTCTTCCTCTACCCCCAGGTTTTCTCAGCACTGGGGACCAGGCTGCAAAAGGCAACTACGGGCTTGTGGACCAGATCCAGGCCCTGCGCTGGCTCAGTGAGAACACTGCCCACTTTGGGGGCGACCCCGAGCGCATCACCATCTTTGGATCTGGGGCAGGGGTCTCCTGTGTCAACCTTCTGATCCTCTCCCACCATTCGGAAGGTACCAGCCACCTCCTTAGCCTGtccctcttctcccctttctcacacccccaaccccaccagGGTCCCTTTCTCCTCCCGCAGGCTGATACAGCCCAGCCTAAAGCCTGCCTGTCCCACCAGGGCTGTTCCAGAAGGCCATCGCCCAGAGTGGCACTGCTATTTCTAGCTGGTCTGTCAACTACCAGCCGCTCAAGTACACACGATTGCTGGCGGCCAAGGTGGGCTGTGACCGGGAGGACAGCGCCGAGGCCGTGGAGTGTCTGTGCCGGAAGCCTTCTCGGGAGCTGGTGGACCAGGACGTACAGCCCGCCCAgtatgggggtgggagagggccaGGTCCAGGCCTCCATTCTCCTTGCTGGTTCCAAGGAGGTTGAGGGTGAGAGGTGCCCACAGGCCACAAGCATTCCATTTAGCCAGGAGAGGTGGACTTCAAGGCCCTCCCGGGGCCCTGCCTTCTCCCAGAAGCCTTCCCTAGGTGGAGGTGCCTAAAGAGAGCCAGTGTGCACGAGGCTCCATGAAGTGCTTGAGGGAGGACTTCCTCCTGAGAGGTCAAGTACCCTGAAGGGCTCAGAAGGTTCTAACTAGGGGAGAGGGGTCTTCTGAGCAGAGGACTCAGCAGGCTGTGAGCTGAGAGGAGGCCGGTGAACAGGTGATGCGACCTTGACCCCTTCTCCCCAGCTACCATATCGCCTTTGGGCCCGTGGTGGACGGTGACATAGTCCCCGATGACCCTGAGATCCTCATGCAGCAGGGAGAATTCCCCAACTACGACATGCTCATCGGTGTCAACCAGGGAGAGGGCCTCAAGTTCGTGGAGGACTCGGCGGAGAGCGAGGACGGCGTGTCCGCCAGAGCCTTCGACTTCACCGTCTCCAACTTTGTGGACAACCTGTATGGCTACCCGGAGGGCAAGGATGTGCTGCAGGAGACCATCAAGTTTATGTACACGGACTGGGCCGACAGGGACAATGGTGAGATGTGGCACAAGACCCAGCTGGCGCTCTTTACCGGCCACCAGTGGGTGGCACCGGCTGTGGCCACCGCCAAGTTGCACGCTGACTACCAGTCCCCTGTCTACTTTTACACCTTCTGCCACCACTGCCAGGCTGAGGGCCAGCCCGAGTGGGCAGATGCAGCACACGGGGATGAGCTACCCTACGTCTTTGGTGTGCCCATGGTGGGTGCCACCAACCTCTTCCCCTGCAACTTCTCCAAGAATGATGTCATGCTCAGCGCTGTGGTCATGACCTACTGGACCAACTTCGCCAAGACCGGGTGAGGGCCAGAGGGGCTGGGTCGGGCATCCCTGCAGGTCAGGGCACACACCGCCTCCATCCTcagccccttctctccctctccttcacaTGGCCATCATTCCTCCATCAAGGCACTCTTGCCTTCTCGACTCAGACTCCTGCCGGACAGCTCTTCTGTGTGTTTTGAAGACTCAGAAGAGTTGGACAGGGAGGTCCCTGTCTTTTCTGGGGGGCGGGTTCACTTGGTGCCTTTGGCTCCgtgtctgtctctccttccctcccttgccCACCCagctctctccttctcctcccagagCTCGGCCCGCTGTCTGAATGCTGCCATCtgtgtatatgagtgtgtgtgagggtttgtgtctgtctgtctattgctgtctctgcctctctctcttgaAATCTATTGATATCTCTGCTTGCTTTGATCTGGTTACTCTGTACTCGCTGGTTTCCCCCTGGATGTCTCTCATGTccttttgtgtctctgtttccaTATGTCTCTATCTCATTCATTCTCAGACTCTGCCTCTGTCACTGGTGGTCTGtctcttccctctctgcccctctgtCCTCATTTCAGACTGTCTCTGGCTGTCTGGCTCCATCCCTATTTGTCTGTCTGTCCGTCCCTCTCTGGCAGTTTCTCTGTCTCTTCGTAtccgtctctgtctctcttcccgtctccccagctctctgcatctctgtccatctctctccccattcctcccatagcacgcccccacccctgcctttcaTGGGAGCCTCACCCTTACTCCTCCTTTCCCTGCCCCGCTGTGTCCACAGCGACCCCAACCAGCCGGTGCCACAGGACACCAAGTTCATCACACCAAGCGCAACCGCTTCGAGGAGGTGGTGTGGAGCGAGATCAACAGCAAGGAGAAGCAGTACCTGCACATCGGCTTGAAGCCGCGCGTGCGCGCCAGCTACCGCGCCAACAAGGTGGCCTTCTGGCTGGAGCTCGTGCCGCACCTGCGCAACCTGCACACCGAGCTCTTCACCACCACCACGCGCCTCCCTCCCTACGCCACGCGCCGGCCGCCGCGCCCGCCCCCTGGTGCCCTCGGCACTCGCCGCCCCCCGCCTCCGGCCACCCTGCCGCCCGAGCCCAAGCCCAAGCCCGAGCCGGGCCCCCGGGCCTACGACCGCTTCCCCGGGGACTCCCGAGACTACTCCACGGAGCTCAGCGTCACCGTGGCCGTGGGcacctccctccttttcctcagCATCCTTGCCTTCGCCGCCCTCTACTACAAGCGGGACCGGCGGCAGGAGCTGCGGTGAAGGCGGCTcagcctcccccccacccccgcccccgccccggcggCTCGGGCACCGGCGTGCCCGGCGGGGGCACCCTGCTCCCTGCTGCCGGCCGTGAGCTGCCACCCGAGGAGGAGCTGGTGTCGCTGCAGCTGAAGCGGGGCGGGGACGTCGGGGCGGAACCTGCGGAGGCCCTGCGCCCGCCTGCCCGCCCGACTACACCCTGGCCCTGCGCCGCGCGCCGGACGATTTGCCACTCTTGGCCCCCGGGGCCCTGACCCTGCTGCCCTGCGGCCTggggccaccccctcccccgccgtccccctccctccatccctttggGCCcttccccccgcctccccccaccgcTACCAGCCACAGCAACAcgctcccccatccccactccaccaCTCGGGTATAGGGGGCGGCTCGGGGAtgcccccctccccggccctccCGGCCAGCTCAGAAGGCAGGGAGGAGGACTTGGCGACAGGCTTTTGTCGTGTGGAGCTGTGACACATCGAGGAGCTTTAGGTGGACATGGGTTTCCTCGCCGGGATGTGTGCGCTTCTCCCGCGTGGAGTGGCCCGTTCTCTTCTCCGGACCCGGGCCTTTGAACAACTAGGGGGGTGTTTTTTCCCCTCCGTCGTCTGGACACCCGTCTTCGGTGTGTGGAGACGTGGAAGTATTTTCCCACGTGGAGGTGTGCTTTCTCACGAGGGGGTGAGAAACCATGTGCAGGGTGAGGGTTTTTTTTGCCGCCCTGGACACATGTTGGCTCCCTCAAAGAATTTCTGTGGGGATTTgtgcccccacctcctccctcctcccaccccctggaGACCCTGGAAGTGGTGTGTTCACAAACAGCGACTCTTGGCCACCGGACGACGCAGGGTGGTGCCTGGGAAGTAGCGAGGAAATCACagcccccctgccctgcccccagccctcccgcCCTAGCGAAGCATGTGTATCCCGCGTGGCACAAGTGAGGTGAAGCACGGTCTCCCCCGGGCAGACCTCGCCTTCCACAGATGACAGACACACATTCCCTGCCACGGGGAAGAGAGGAGATCTTGCATCCCTGTGCTGCCTGGGAACTTGTCTTCCCCTGGGTCCAGGATGCATTTCTGAGTGGAAACATGTTCTTGCATGTGGATGTACGTTTTCCCATGCAGACGGCCCCTTTCTCTGCAGCACTGCCCTGCATCTTAGGGCCTCAGGCCCAGCACTTAACTTCTCACACAGCAGGTGTGAAAGGACTTCAAACTGACAGAAGCTGAGGGGGAGGGACAAACCCTGAGGAGATGAACAGACCCTAAGCCCTGCCCTTCCTTTCCCTAGAGTtcgtggggtggggggctgcgtGGCACCTGCCACCCACAGAGGCCGTGCATGTTTGACCAAAGCCCTCACCACGGTCTGAGGGCAGCCCTTCTTCCCTCAAGTCCTCAGACCGTCGCTCATCCGTGCCAAACTGGTGAGGTGGGTTTGAGGGGCGAAGACCCCCCAAAACGTGCCAAGGATTCCTCAGCCCTGGGCCAGGGCAGGTAAGATACAGGAGAGGGGGAGGTGGCAGCTAAAAGGGTGCTGCCTGCGTCCCTCTTCTCGCCATgtctcatccctccctctctgcccctgtTTTCCCTCCCCCCTTCGCTGTCCCCCTCTGAAGCCATCCCTTCCTGGTCTCAAGCCAGCTTCTCCCCTCAGCTGCCCACCCCCTCCTTTGACCTGACCCCTCTCCCCTGGGCCCCCAGGGCTGAAGGAAAGGAgcagtggaggggggaggggaggagagcaggggagaAAGGCTTCCCCGGACAGTTTGGGGGAGAGAACGGGGTCAGCTGTACTGAGGAACAGatggagggggcagtgggggacGGCGCTTGGGCAAACACCAGCAGGAAGAATTTGATTTGAAAGGATGTGTGTAAGGGGACTGCCCAAAGAGAAACGGTTTGGGCCTCTGGGGAAAGGAACAATGTCGGGAAGGGTTTCAAGGGACACCAGCGGAGAAGGAGCCAATCCTCGTCTGCTGGCATTTTGTGGGTTCATTAGCACCAAATTTGAATAGGGGTGGAGTGCTGTCTTCCACTGACCCCCAAATCCCTGTCTTGACTCCCCAGAACTTTGCCTCCTGACTGTCCCttctgcccccacctccacccatgGAAACTTAGTTCttttcccaccccttcccctgcctGGTCTAGCTCCTTTCCAAACAGCCCTGCCTTCTAAATGCTAGGGACCTGGGCCCTGAACCCTGTAGACAGATGCCCCCCAAACTGGGGcatgggagtggggctgggggacccCATGATTCAACCACGGACTCCAATGCCCAGCCCCTGTCCCCAGAACAATTCCTTGACAATCCCAtgtccccaccccaacccttcGTGGCTCTGTACACATTTTTAAACCTGGCGAAAGATGAAGAGAATATTGTA
Above is a genomic segment from Phocoena sinus isolate mPhoSin1 chromosome 20, mPhoSin1.pri, whole genome shotgun sequence containing:
- the LOC116745251 gene encoding LOW QUALITY PROTEIN: neuroligin-2-like (The sequence of the model RefSeq protein was modified relative to this genomic sequence to represent the inferred CDS: inserted 2 bases in 2 codons; deleted 2 bases in 1 codon; substituted 1 base at 1 genomic stop codon); amino-acid sequence: MLFLHGGSYVEGTGNMLDGSVLATYGNVIVATLNYRLGVPGFLSTGDQAAKGNYGLVDQIQALRWLSENTAHFGGDPERITIFGSGAGVSCVNLLILSHHSEGLFQKAIAQSGTAISSWSVNYQPLKYTRLLAAKVGCDREDSAEAVECLCRKPSRELVDQDVQPAHYHIAFGPVVDGDIVPDDPEILMQQGEFPNYDMLIGVNQGEGLKFVEDSAESEDGVSARAFDFTVSNFVDNLYGYPEGKDVLQETIKFMYTDWADRDNGEMWHKTQLALFTGHQWVAPAVATAKLHADYQSPVYFYTFCHHCQAEGQPEWADAAHGDELPYVFGVPMVGATNLFPCNFSKNDVMLSAVVMTYWTNFAKTGDPNQPVPQDTKFXHTKRNRFEEVVWSEINSKEKQYLHIGLKPRVRASYRANKVAFWLELVPHLRNLHTELFTTTTRLPPYATRRPPRPPPGALGTRRPPPPATLPPEPKPKPEPGPRAYDRFPGDSRDYSTELSVTVAVGTSLLFLSILAFAALYYKRDRRQELRXRRLSPPHPRPRPGGSGTGVPGGGTLLPAAGRELPPEEELVSLQLKRGGDVGAEPAEALRPXCPPDYTLALRRAPDDLPLLAPGALTLLPCGLGPPPPPPSPSLHPFGPFPPPPPTATSHSNTLPHPHSTTRV